One stretch of Thermanaerosceptrum fracticalcis DNA includes these proteins:
- the recO gene encoding DNA repair protein RecO produces the protein MSLYKTQALVLRSKEYAEADCLLTLLTRKKGKVRAIAKGVRKPTSRLRGGVQLFTLNEMLLYEGKSLDIVTQSQCLEGFTFLQESIGSMTAASYWAELLDSLTPEGEVDSEVFNLALAGFHIICLEARELIIHGLEIKLLSLLGYNPLMDTCVSCGEPLRIQEKIAFSTDLGGVLCSSCIQKDSLYFTREVMQVWQQMLRMDLGKLNRIKISGQGMTILDRVIEDFLYTQLGHPLKSRPILKMML, from the coding sequence ATGAGTTTATACAAAACACAGGCCCTGGTCCTGCGCAGCAAGGAATATGCCGAGGCTGACTGTCTCCTTACCCTTTTAACCAGAAAAAAAGGAAAGGTGAGAGCCATTGCCAAAGGGGTCAGAAAACCAACCAGCCGTTTACGCGGCGGAGTACAACTTTTTACCCTTAATGAAATGTTGCTTTATGAGGGTAAAAGCTTGGATATTGTGACGCAGAGCCAGTGCTTGGAAGGATTTACATTCCTTCAAGAGAGTATAGGCAGTATGACTGCTGCCAGTTATTGGGCAGAACTTCTGGATTCACTGACGCCCGAGGGGGAAGTGGATTCCGAAGTTTTTAATTTAGCCCTGGCGGGCTTCCATATTATCTGTCTGGAGGCCAGGGAGTTAATTATCCACGGCCTGGAAATCAAGCTTTTATCTTTACTGGGCTATAATCCTTTAATGGATACTTGCGTTTCCTGTGGGGAGCCTCTCAGGATTCAGGAGAAAATAGCTTTTTCCACGGATTTGGGCGGAGTGTTGTGCTCTTCCTGTATCCAAAAGGATAGCCTTTATTTTACCCGGGAGGTTATGCAGGTTTGGCAGCAGATGCTGCGCATGGATTTGGGTAAATTAAACCGTATCAAAATTTCCGGGCAGGGGATGACCATCCTGGACCGGGTCATCGAAGATTTCCTCTATACACAGTTAGGACATCCCCTTAAATCCAGGCCTATTTTAAAAATGATGCTTTAG
- a CDS encoding YqzL family protein, producing MRTSKIFWEFFSSTGNIGAYLIYKEITKNQGAEYGYKKIKRAE from the coding sequence ATGCGTACATCAAAGATTTTCTGGGAGTTTTTCAGCAGTACAGGTAACATCGGTGCCTATCTGATTTACAAAGAAATTACAAAAAATCAGGGAGCAGAGTACGGGTATAAAAAGATAAAGAGGGCTGAATAA
- the feoB gene encoding ferrous iron transport protein B — MAHCHELGLKIDIPENGRKIVLAGNPNVGKSVFFNALTGLYVDVSNYPGTTLEISHGRYGKDAVIDTPGVYGISSFNDEERIARDVILAADVVVNVVDAVHLERDLFLTQQIIDTGVPVVMALNMVDEAARQGMEIDVKLLSELLGIPVVPTIAVQKEGLEELKKAIDRAKPGNISPELQSRLTRMATRVASQGEALLILEGDPVVAERHGLKPGPHREEIYLARRERVNYIVSKVIREISHGATFSTRLGRWMLRPVTGVPILAVTLYLMYKIIGVFVAGDVVGFTEETLMQGYYEPAIRGLVTKFMAEDSTLGQILIGEFGLLTMTVTYVLGLLLPLVVGFYLILSTLEDSGYLPRIAALVDRVLTAVGLNGRAVIPMILGFGCVTLATIVTRLLGSERERRIAIFLLALAIPCSAQLGVIAGMLAGLGAPYIALYVLVIFTVLVIVGTLLNYVLPGKSSDLLIDLPPLRLPRINNVLKKTGTKSFQFLQEATPIFALGALLISTLQVTGILEILQNLLAPLTVGWLNLPKESATAFIMGIVRRDFGAAGLTELSLDPMQTLVALITITLFVPCIAAMLVLFKERGKQEAPFIWIGSWIVAFLVGGTVAQLAKTYPNHAVTAVALSFTILTALTVFVIKNLKTRLALKANMAKEG, encoded by the coding sequence TTGGCTCACTGTCACGAACTGGGTTTAAAGATTGACATACCCGAAAATGGTAGAAAAATAGTCTTAGCCGGTAATCCCAATGTGGGTAAATCCGTATTCTTTAATGCCCTGACCGGCCTGTATGTGGATGTCTCCAATTATCCTGGTACGACCCTGGAGATTTCCCATGGGAGATACGGGAAAGATGCGGTGATTGATACGCCGGGTGTTTACGGTATTTCTTCTTTTAATGATGAAGAGCGGATTGCCCGTGATGTGATCCTGGCCGCTGATGTGGTTGTCAACGTGGTGGATGCGGTGCACCTGGAAAGGGATTTGTTCCTCACCCAGCAGATTATTGATACGGGAGTTCCTGTGGTAATGGCTCTTAACATGGTGGATGAGGCTGCCCGCCAGGGGATGGAAATTGATGTGAAGCTTTTGAGTGAGCTTCTGGGAATTCCCGTGGTTCCCACCATTGCCGTACAGAAAGAGGGGCTGGAAGAGCTGAAAAAGGCCATCGACCGGGCAAAACCGGGGAATATCTCTCCGGAACTGCAAAGTCGCCTAACCCGGATGGCCACCCGGGTAGCCAGCCAGGGAGAAGCCCTGCTCATTTTAGAAGGGGACCCTGTAGTGGCGGAAAGGCATGGCTTAAAGCCAGGCCCTCACCGGGAAGAAATCTACCTGGCTCGCCGGGAAAGGGTTAACTACATTGTGAGTAAGGTGATCCGGGAAATCTCCCATGGTGCTACTTTCAGTACCAGACTGGGACGCTGGATGTTAAGACCGGTCACGGGTGTACCTATCCTGGCCGTTACCTTATATCTCATGTACAAGATTATTGGTGTCTTCGTTGCCGGAGATGTGGTTGGTTTTACCGAGGAAACATTAATGCAGGGCTATTACGAACCGGCTATACGGGGGCTTGTTACGAAATTCATGGCAGAAGATTCTACTCTGGGGCAAATCTTAATCGGCGAGTTTGGCCTCCTAACCATGACCGTAACTTATGTTTTAGGACTCCTTTTACCGCTGGTGGTAGGATTTTATTTAATCCTTTCCACTTTGGAGGACTCCGGTTATTTGCCACGTATTGCCGCCCTGGTAGATAGAGTTTTAACAGCGGTAGGCTTAAATGGTCGGGCCGTCATACCCATGATTTTGGGTTTTGGTTGTGTGACACTGGCGACCATCGTTACACGGCTTTTGGGTTCCGAACGGGAGAGACGTATCGCTATTTTCCTATTGGCCCTGGCTATTCCCTGTTCCGCCCAATTGGGTGTCATTGCCGGGATGCTGGCTGGTCTGGGCGCTCCTTATATAGCCCTTTATGTTCTAGTGATCTTTACGGTACTGGTTATCGTAGGGACTCTACTAAACTATGTGCTGCCCGGTAAATCCTCTGATCTTTTAATTGACTTGCCTCCTCTAAGACTGCCCAGGATTAATAACGTGTTGAAAAAGACAGGTACAAAATCGTTCCAGTTCCTGCAGGAAGCTACGCCTATCTTTGCCCTGGGTGCCCTTTTAATCAGCACACTTCAGGTCACAGGCATCCTGGAAATACTCCAGAACCTGCTGGCACCTCTTACCGTAGGTTGGTTGAATCTCCCCAAAGAATCGGCAACGGCCTTTATCATGGGTATTGTGAGGAGAGACTTTGGGGCCGCCGGATTGACAGAATTGTCCCTGGATCCCATGCAGACACTGGTAGCTTTAATCACCATCACTTTATTCGTTCCCTGTATTGCGGCGATGCTGGTACTGTTTAAAGAAAGAGGCAAACAAGAAGCTCCTTTCATCTGGATAGGAAGCTGGATCGTAGCCTTCCTGGTAGGCGGTACTGTAGCGCAGCTTGCTAAGACTTATCCCAACCATGCCGTGACCGCTGTTGCCCTTTCCTTTACAATACTTACAGCCTTAACAGTTTTTGTGATCAAAAACTTAAAGACACGTCTGGCCCTCAAAGCAAATATGGCGAAGGAGGGTTAA
- a CDS encoding FeoA family protein — protein sequence MKLSQVKKGQVVKIARIPNEQVRSQAIRFGIGEGSVVICEEIIPAGPVILRKNRQEIAVGRGLAEEITIQAVS from the coding sequence ATGAAACTATCACAGGTAAAAAAAGGGCAGGTAGTGAAAATTGCCCGTATTCCTAATGAACAGGTACGTTCTCAAGCCATTCGCTTCGGCATCGGTGAGGGAAGTGTTGTCATATGTGAAGAAATTATACCGGCAGGTCCGGTTATTTTGAGGAAAAACCGGCAGGAAATTGCCGTAGGAAGGGGCCTGGCGGAGGAAATCACCATTCAGGCCGTAAGTTAA
- a CDS encoding LuxR C-terminal-related transcriptional regulator, with protein MEQNQAKLRLLIVEPEFLVRKGISSILDSIPEFRVAGEAATAKEALELFKKYEFDCVLTELWQENPDKSLLAKLREHNINVPVVVLTASRAVQSLFDAMRLGAQGYLLKTLSPEVWKQVILSAVNKDRPFATKVACDILRELAPQLEERDKAPEEEVASVTAREKEILILLAQGLSNKEIGDKLGISPNTVKNHLQRLQNKLGVENRTQMMSYAIKKYL; from the coding sequence GTGGAGCAAAACCAGGCAAAACTCAGGCTCTTAATAGTAGAACCTGAGTTTCTTGTACGCAAAGGAATCAGCAGTATTTTAGATAGTATTCCGGAATTCCGGGTAGCCGGTGAAGCCGCTACGGCCAAAGAGGCCCTGGAGCTCTTTAAAAAATATGAATTTGACTGTGTGCTTACAGAATTATGGCAGGAAAACCCGGATAAATCCCTTTTAGCAAAGCTTAGGGAGCACAATATCAATGTTCCTGTGGTGGTTTTAACGGCTTCACGGGCGGTCCAGTCCCTTTTTGATGCCATGCGCTTAGGGGCCCAGGGGTATCTCCTTAAAACCCTTTCCCCGGAGGTCTGGAAACAGGTGATATTGAGTGCTGTAAACAAAGACAGGCCTTTTGCAACAAAAGTAGCATGTGACATCTTAAGAGAATTAGCCCCTCAACTGGAGGAGAGGGATAAAGCTCCTGAGGAAGAGGTGGCATCTGTTACAGCCCGGGAAAAAGAGATCCTCATTTTACTGGCCCAGGGTCTCAGTAATAAGGAAATAGGGGATAAACTGGGTATCTCTCCTAATACGGTCAAAAATCATCTCCAGAGGCTGCAAAATAAATTAGGTGTTGAGAACAGAACCCAAATGATGTCGTATGCCATAAAAAAATATTTATAG
- the deoC gene encoding deoxyribose-phosphate aldolase, with protein sequence MLSLREVAQSIDHTLLRSDSTEKQVLQLCQEARDFGFKAVCVLPCYVTLAVKSLKESGITVATVIGFPLGAHLPEVKAYEAKLAFSQGADEVDMVINIGALKEKKMSYVYDDISAVVSEARAYPGKVVKVIIETALLSREEKLLACQAAVEAGADFVKTSTGFGGGGATVEDVQLMAEAVRGKAKVKASGGIRTWEQAQALMNAGAQRLGTSSGPAILQSQLTKQ encoded by the coding sequence ATGTTATCATTGCGTGAAGTAGCCCAAAGCATTGACCACACTTTGCTGAGGTCCGATTCTACTGAAAAACAGGTTTTACAGCTTTGTCAGGAGGCCAGGGATTTTGGCTTTAAAGCCGTCTGTGTCTTGCCCTGTTATGTAACTTTGGCCGTTAAATCTTTAAAAGAATCAGGTATTACCGTAGCCACCGTGATAGGATTTCCTCTAGGGGCCCACCTCCCGGAGGTAAAAGCTTATGAGGCTAAACTTGCTTTTAGCCAGGGAGCGGACGAAGTGGATATGGTCATCAACATCGGTGCTTTAAAAGAAAAGAAGATGTCCTACGTTTATGACGATATTAGTGCCGTTGTCAGTGAGGCCCGGGCTTATCCGGGTAAAGTGGTAAAGGTCATTATCGAGACGGCCTTGTTAAGCCGGGAAGAAAAGCTCCTGGCCTGTCAAGCTGCCGTAGAGGCAGGAGCAGATTTCGTTAAGACCTCTACCGGTTTTGGTGGCGGGGGAGCTACTGTGGAAGATGTCCAGCTGATGGCGGAGGCTGTCCGGGGTAAGGCAAAAGTCAAAGCCTCAGGGGGGATTAGGACCTGGGAACAGGCTCAAGCGCTCATGAATGCAGGGGCCCAGCGCCTGGGAACCAGCAGCGGCCCGGCCATTCTCCAGTCACAGCTGACCAAACAGTAA